From a region of the Salinispira pacifica genome:
- the trpE gene encoding anthranilate synthase component I — protein MNNQLVKIISGDTFTPLSLAKKLNARVILESSTYQKGRERYSLLMIDEAFTLTQRGQEIFISSPLPGDGEAHEVGGSSRGPERRIRSKARDILDVLKYFADQHSSMHQDFPFPAGGIGYCSFEFSRFCDTIAFTSKPDELDLPDASFIFGHSFVVFDHYTDQLYLIALNYREKQINLEKAIARTERRIRDLNFNYLQEEHESYSVEEVSSSDHAESYKEMVEKVRKEVVAGNLLQAVPSRRRRFKTDMPAIEAYRTLRQSNPSPYLFYLDFGNHQLFGASPEVHVKVKEGRVKVRPIAGTRRRGATTAEDNALERELLSDEKEQAEHLMLVDLGRNDLGRVCSPGTVQLSDYMITERYSRVMHIVSEVEGELDEGKTGIDALRATFPAGTVSGAPKIQAIKTIDSLEPVQRRFYSGVVGYVEPGGDLDTCIAIRSALYKDGILNLQAGGGIVFDSKPERELEETQEKMSALLRAIGIQE, from the coding sequence ATGAATAATCAATTGGTGAAGATCATCAGCGGCGATACCTTCACCCCCCTGTCTCTGGCCAAGAAGCTGAACGCCAGGGTGATTCTGGAATCATCTACGTATCAGAAAGGGCGAGAGCGGTACTCTCTTCTGATGATCGATGAGGCATTCACCCTCACCCAACGGGGTCAGGAAATCTTTATTTCGTCCCCCCTGCCTGGTGACGGGGAGGCTCATGAAGTCGGCGGTTCTTCGCGGGGACCTGAGCGGCGTATCCGCAGCAAGGCCCGGGATATCCTGGATGTTCTGAAATACTTTGCAGATCAGCACAGTTCAATGCATCAGGACTTTCCTTTCCCGGCGGGGGGAATCGGCTACTGCAGTTTCGAATTCAGCCGCTTCTGCGATACCATAGCGTTCACCTCCAAGCCCGATGAGCTGGATTTACCCGATGCATCGTTCATTTTCGGCCACAGCTTTGTGGTTTTCGACCATTATACCGACCAACTGTATCTCATCGCACTGAATTACCGGGAAAAACAGATAAACCTGGAAAAGGCCATTGCCCGTACGGAACGGCGCATACGGGACCTGAATTTCAACTATCTGCAGGAAGAACATGAAAGCTACTCCGTTGAAGAGGTGAGCAGTTCTGACCATGCCGAATCCTACAAGGAAATGGTAGAGAAGGTGCGGAAAGAGGTGGTTGCAGGGAATCTTCTCCAGGCGGTTCCCAGCCGGCGCCGGCGTTTTAAAACTGATATGCCAGCCATCGAGGCGTACAGAACCCTCCGGCAGTCCAATCCCTCACCCTATCTGTTCTATCTTGACTTCGGCAACCATCAACTCTTCGGTGCCAGTCCTGAAGTGCATGTAAAAGTAAAGGAGGGACGGGTGAAGGTGCGCCCCATTGCCGGAACCAGGCGCAGGGGTGCAACCACCGCCGAAGACAACGCTCTGGAACGTGAACTTCTATCCGATGAAAAAGAGCAGGCGGAGCATCTCATGCTGGTGGATCTGGGGCGCAATGACCTGGGCCGGGTGTGCAGCCCCGGTACGGTACAGCTCAGCGACTATATGATCACAGAGCGCTACTCCCGGGTTATGCACATTGTCAGTGAGGTGGAAGGGGAGCTGGATGAAGGGAAAACGGGAATAGATGCTCTCAGGGCCACCTTTCCTGCGGGCACCGTCAGCGGTGCACCGAAGATCCAGGCCATCAAAACCATCGATTCTCTGGAACCGGTTCAGCGAAGGTTCTACTCCGGGGTTGTGGGCTATGTTGAGCCCGGGGGCGATCTTGATACATGCATTGCCATACGCTCAGCCCTGTATAAGGACGGAATTCTGAATCTCCAGGCGGGGGGCGGAATAGTATTTGACAGTAAACCCGAAAGGGAACTGGAAGAGACCCAGGAAAAGATGTCGGCGCTTCTGCGGGCAATCGGGATTCAGGAGTAA
- a CDS encoding bifunctional anthranilate synthase component II/anthranilate phosphoribosyltransferase encodes MICIIDNYDSFTHNLYQYFREICDLPVKVVRHDEITAEEVAGLNPSHIVISPGPGRPEDAGISLEVVKRYAGKIPILGVCLGHQAIAQAFGARIVQAQRIVHGKAEGMEHDGKGLFRSIPKAAPFTRYHSLAVEESTLNGDFEISSRASDGEIMGIRHREYILEGVQFHPESIASEDGKNLLKNFINYRREPFVAKDQLLKIMSGEHMSSKEAEGFMTELTEGKLSDIQIAGFLTAISTKGIVPEEIAGCAGVLQKKRTPISSDLPLLDTCGTGGDGLGTFNISSMSALVAASCGASVAKHGNRAVSSRSGSADFYRELGIEIDLTAEETQNLLRKNDFAFLFAPVFHGAMKYAAPARKTLKVKTIMNLLGPLVNPAGAHYQLIGVYSAALAPVMARAAVMLGIKRGMVVHGFDGEDELSVTGKSLVVEILEDGSLKEYEFDPHESCGIPKYSLEELAGGDGKTNAELARQIIGGQGVDAIRDAVCLNAGAALYIYGIADSIADGFSRAREALSSGAVADKLKDTIYLARRIRDGRS; translated from the coding sequence ATGATTTGCATTATAGATAACTACGATTCGTTCACCCACAATCTGTATCAGTACTTCCGGGAGATTTGCGATCTTCCGGTGAAGGTGGTTCGGCACGATGAGATCACGGCTGAAGAAGTTGCCGGACTCAATCCCAGTCATATTGTAATCAGTCCCGGGCCCGGTCGTCCGGAAGATGCGGGAATAAGCCTGGAAGTGGTAAAACGGTATGCGGGAAAAATCCCCATTCTGGGCGTATGCCTTGGGCATCAGGCCATTGCACAGGCCTTCGGGGCCAGAATTGTGCAGGCTCAGAGAATTGTCCACGGAAAAGCTGAGGGGATGGAGCACGATGGAAAAGGTCTGTTCCGTTCCATTCCCAAGGCTGCGCCGTTCACCCGGTATCACAGTCTGGCAGTGGAGGAATCCACCTTGAACGGCGATTTTGAAATCAGTTCCAGAGCATCGGACGGGGAAATTATGGGAATCCGCCACCGGGAATATATTCTGGAAGGGGTTCAGTTTCATCCCGAATCCATTGCTTCGGAAGACGGGAAAAATCTCCTGAAAAACTTCATCAACTACCGGCGGGAACCCTTTGTGGCCAAGGATCAGCTGCTGAAAATCATGTCCGGTGAGCATATGAGCTCGAAAGAGGCGGAGGGATTCATGACCGAGCTCACCGAGGGAAAGCTCAGCGATATACAGATTGCGGGTTTTCTCACCGCCATCAGCACCAAGGGGATCGTTCCTGAGGAAATCGCCGGCTGTGCCGGAGTTCTTCAGAAAAAGCGAACCCCCATCAGTTCGGATCTCCCCCTGCTCGATACCTGCGGTACCGGCGGAGACGGTTTGGGAACCTTCAATATCAGCAGTATGTCGGCCCTGGTTGCCGCAAGCTGCGGCGCTTCAGTTGCCAAACACGGCAACAGAGCTGTGAGCAGCAGAAGCGGCTCAGCGGATTTTTACCGGGAACTGGGCATAGAGATTGATCTGACGGCGGAAGAAACCCAGAATCTTCTGCGGAAGAATGACTTTGCATTTCTGTTTGCACCGGTGTTCCACGGGGCAATGAAATATGCCGCCCCTGCACGAAAAACCCTGAAGGTGAAGACCATCATGAACCTGTTGGGACCCTTGGTGAACCCTGCGGGAGCTCATTATCAGCTGATCGGGGTGTACAGCGCCGCTTTGGCTCCTGTGATGGCCCGGGCTGCGGTGATGCTGGGCATTAAGCGGGGAATGGTGGTTCACGGTTTTGACGGGGAGGATGAACTGTCGGTAACCGGCAAGTCGCTGGTGGTGGAAATTCTGGAAGACGGCAGTCTGAAAGAGTACGAATTCGATCCCCACGAAAGCTGCGGCATACCCAAATATTCCCTGGAAGAACTTGCCGGGGGCGACGGGAAAACCAATGCCGAACTGGCCCGGCAGATAATCGGAGGGCAGGGAGTGGATGCGATCCGGGATGCGGTGTGCCTGAATGCCGGAGCCGCTCTGTATATCTACGGGATTGCTGACAGCATAGCCGATGGGTTTTCACGGGCCAGGGAAGCGTTGAGTTCCGGGGCTGTGGCGGATAAGCTCAAGGATACAATCTATCTTGCCCGGAGAATCCGGGATGGGCGAAGCTGA
- a CDS encoding bifunctional indole-3-glycerol phosphate synthase/phosphoribosylanthranilate isomerase: MLRKDFLLTIRDIDISYRAGADAVLLIAAILEPQRLGELYKRTLELGMTALVEVHDSGELNKVKQSGIRPELMGINARNLRNFQVDMLGALKLRQEIDWECDVVFESGIFAPAQAAHAAASGFSGVLVGEAAVKIPELPASLSHGLEKPGDFPQAGHEFWERLLGLRRGAWLSAGTGGKRAGRPLVKVCGITRRTDAEHAAAAGADLLGFVFADSPRKASLALLEELRDLDVLKVAVVTGDPDEMLREAWRRGLIDVFQYHGDESPEECQERKLPFYKALTLRSEAQVDDIMSYASPRVLVDAYSSKARGGTGTSIEADLVTRAAVQKPLWLAGGLNPENIASKLESFSPELVDVSSGLEAAPGEKDHEKVTRFFQEIKRAGI; the protein is encoded by the coding sequence GTGTTGAGAAAAGATTTCCTTCTCACCATCCGGGACATTGACATAAGCTACCGGGCGGGTGCGGATGCAGTTCTGCTCATCGCCGCCATTCTAGAGCCACAGCGTCTGGGAGAACTGTACAAGCGTACTCTTGAGCTGGGCATGACTGCGCTGGTTGAAGTCCACGATTCCGGAGAGCTGAATAAGGTGAAGCAGTCGGGGATCCGTCCCGAGCTTATGGGAATAAATGCCCGAAATCTCCGGAACTTTCAGGTGGATATGCTTGGCGCTCTCAAACTGAGACAAGAGATCGACTGGGAATGCGATGTGGTATTCGAATCGGGGATATTTGCTCCGGCCCAGGCGGCCCATGCAGCGGCAAGCGGCTTCTCGGGAGTCCTGGTTGGAGAGGCGGCGGTGAAAATTCCTGAACTGCCGGCCAGTCTCTCACATGGGTTGGAAAAACCCGGGGATTTTCCCCAGGCCGGCCATGAGTTCTGGGAGCGTCTGCTTGGTCTGAGACGCGGAGCCTGGCTGAGCGCCGGTACCGGGGGCAAACGGGCAGGCAGACCTCTGGTGAAAGTTTGCGGAATTACCCGGCGGACTGATGCCGAACATGCCGCGGCTGCGGGTGCAGATCTTCTGGGATTTGTTTTCGCCGACAGTCCCAGAAAAGCTTCCCTCGCCTTACTGGAGGAGCTCAGAGATCTGGATGTTCTCAAAGTGGCCGTGGTCACCGGCGATCCGGATGAAATGCTGCGGGAGGCCTGGAGAAGGGGGCTGATTGACGTTTTTCAGTATCACGGGGATGAAAGTCCGGAGGAATGCCAGGAACGGAAGCTTCCGTTTTACAAGGCCCTCACTCTGCGGTCAGAGGCGCAGGTGGATGACATCATGAGCTATGCATCTCCCAGAGTGCTGGTTGATGCATACAGCAGCAAAGCCCGTGGGGGGACCGGTACGTCAATTGAAGCGGATCTTGTGACCAGAGCTGCGGTCCAGAAACCGTTGTGGCTGGCGGGAGGACTGAACCCGGAGAATATTGCCAGTAAATTGGAGAGCTTCTCACCGGAGCTTGTGGATGTTTCCAGCGGTCTGGAGGCTGCACCGGGAGAGAAGGATCATGAAAAGGTGACGCGCTTTTTTCAGGAGATTAAACGTGCAGGTATATAA
- the trpB gene encoding tryptophan synthase subunit beta — MQVYNNYFGRFGGRYVAEVLRGALDDLEAAFIDAMNDREFLEEISRLQKEFIGRPTPLLYAENSSRELGGAQIFIKQEGLAATGAHKINNALGQALLAKRMGKTRIIAETGAGQHGVATAAVCAKLGLPCRVYMGEVDIARQRPNVFSMEMYGAEVVPVKTGSRTLKDAVNEALRDWAGSFDETHYLIGSALGPSPFPDMVREFQAVIGREVRQQAERQIIPRGLHLEALIACVGGGSNAMGFFAPFIEEEHPRLIGVEAGGRGAGIGEHAARMTSEASTGIVQGYKSRFLLDEDGQVQHTHSISAGLDYPGIGPQLAHLGETGRVEFHAARDDQALDALKYLASREGVIFALESAHGAWYGIELAKTLKPDQAIVINMSGRGDKDIFITAKAVQPEVWSEFLGSEIQEIRNTRTQSTASGRGPETGRGEPS; from the coding sequence GTGCAGGTATATAATAATTATTTCGGCCGGTTCGGCGGCCGCTATGTGGCGGAAGTGTTGAGGGGCGCCCTGGATGATCTTGAGGCGGCTTTTATTGATGCCATGAATGACAGGGAGTTTCTGGAAGAGATTTCCAGGCTGCAAAAGGAGTTTATCGGCCGTCCCACTCCCCTGCTCTATGCTGAGAACAGCAGCAGAGAACTGGGGGGAGCGCAGATATTCATCAAGCAGGAAGGACTGGCGGCGACCGGTGCCCATAAGATTAATAATGCCCTTGGCCAGGCGCTGCTGGCAAAACGGATGGGGAAAACCCGGATTATTGCAGAAACCGGGGCGGGGCAGCACGGAGTTGCCACAGCTGCGGTGTGCGCCAAACTGGGACTTCCCTGCAGGGTGTACATGGGGGAGGTGGATATTGCCCGTCAGCGGCCCAATGTCTTTTCCATGGAGATGTACGGCGCAGAAGTGGTCCCGGTAAAAACCGGCAGCAGAACTCTCAAGGATGCGGTGAACGAAGCCCTGAGAGACTGGGCCGGCAGCTTCGATGAAACCCATTATCTCATCGGTTCCGCTTTGGGACCAAGTCCGTTTCCCGACATGGTCCGGGAATTTCAGGCGGTCATCGGCAGGGAAGTGCGCCAGCAGGCTGAACGGCAGATTATCCCCAGGGGGCTCCACCTGGAGGCTCTCATCGCCTGCGTGGGCGGAGGGTCCAATGCAATGGGGTTCTTTGCCCCCTTCATTGAGGAGGAGCATCCCAGATTGATCGGCGTGGAAGCCGGCGGTAGAGGCGCAGGAATCGGCGAGCATGCCGCCCGCATGACCTCTGAGGCCAGCACGGGAATTGTCCAGGGATACAAGTCCCGCTTCCTTCTGGACGAAGACGGACAGGTTCAGCACACCCATTCCATTTCCGCCGGCCTGGATTATCCGGGCATAGGTCCCCAGCTTGCTCACCTCGGCGAAACCGGCCGGGTAGAATTCCATGCCGCCCGGGACGATCAGGCTCTGGATGCTCTGAAGTATCTGGCCTCCCGGGAAGGGGTGATTTTCGCCCTGGAGTCCGCCCACGGGGCATGGTACGGCATTGAGCTTGCCAAAACCCTGAAACCTGATCAGGCCATTGTAATTAACATGTCCGGCAGGGGAGATAAAGATATTTTTATTACCGCTAAAGCAGTACAGCCGGAAGTGTGGTCAGAATTTCTGGGTAGTGAGATCCAGGAAATCCGGAATACCCGGACTCAGAGCACAGCTTCGGGCCGGGGCCCGGAAACCGGAAGAGGAGAACCGTCATGA
- the trpA gene encoding tryptophan synthase subunit alpha, whose product MIELMAHMIPYYPDAEISKEVALRMLEAGTKYLEVQFPFSDPSADGPVIEEACQKALNNGFRMEKGFEFVSSLMKESPRLQSGDAELFVMTYASPVTVRGVESFVQRAARAGVRGLIIPDLPPDSDEGLYEACRRHGVEVIPVLATSSRPERVELAATHNPRFIYCALRKGITGQDTVLGGENITFIENAGKSGAKIMAGFGISRREQVEALDGHAHAAVVGSAFLRALHKAEEEHGALGAEHAGNAVADLVSSLLGK is encoded by the coding sequence ATGATAGAATTAATGGCCCACATGATTCCCTATTATCCAGATGCGGAAATCAGCAAAGAGGTGGCTCTGCGGATGCTGGAGGCAGGCACGAAGTATCTGGAAGTGCAGTTTCCGTTTTCGGATCCCAGTGCAGACGGACCGGTTATTGAAGAGGCCTGCCAGAAGGCTTTGAACAACGGATTTCGCATGGAGAAGGGCTTCGAGTTTGTTTCCAGTCTCATGAAGGAAAGCCCCAGGCTTCAGTCCGGAGATGCCGAGCTTTTTGTAATGACCTATGCGTCTCCGGTAACCGTCCGCGGGGTGGAAAGCTTTGTCCAGCGTGCCGCCCGGGCAGGTGTCCGGGGACTGATTATCCCGGATCTTCCTCCTGACAGCGACGAGGGGCTGTATGAGGCCTGCCGTCGGCACGGGGTTGAGGTGATACCGGTTCTCGCCACCAGCTCCCGGCCGGAACGGGTGGAATTGGCAGCTACGCATAACCCAAGGTTTATCTACTGCGCATTGCGGAAGGGAATTACCGGACAGGATACGGTGCTGGGCGGCGAAAATATCACCTTCATTGAGAATGCCGGGAAAAGCGGTGCAAAAATTATGGCCGGATTCGGCATATCACGCCGGGAACAGGTGGAAGCACTGGACGGACATGCCCATGCTGCGGTAGTGGGAAGCGCTTTTCTCCGTGCTCTGCACAAAGCAGAAGAGGAGCATGGTGCACTTGGTGCTGAACATGCGGGAAACGCCGTGGCGGATTTAGTGTCCAGCCTCCTTGGAAAATAA
- the trxA gene encoding thioredoxin — MSDQVTLTTENFENEVLKSDIPVVVDFWAEWCMPCRMIAPVLEDLSKEYSGKIKVGKLNVDDHGDIGAKYNIISIPTLLVFKDGQLIKQHVGAAPKATIQELISSAM, encoded by the coding sequence ATGAGCGATCAGGTCACATTGACGACTGAAAATTTTGAAAATGAAGTTCTGAAGTCTGACATTCCGGTGGTTGTTGATTTTTGGGCGGAATGGTGTATGCCCTGCAGAATGATTGCGCCGGTTCTGGAAGACCTATCCAAGGAATACAGCGGAAAAATCAAAGTCGGCAAACTTAACGTGGACGATCATGGAGATATCGGTGCAAAGTACAACATTATCAGTATACCCACCCTCCTGGTGTTCAAAGACGGACAGCTGATCAAGCAGCACGTGGGGGCCGCACCGAAAGCTACCATCCAGGAGCTGATCTCTTCAGCCATGTAA
- a CDS encoding VWA domain-containing protein → MKPAGNRNIILLIILSVFFFPVLYAQDLGISVEDLRIEQSLEGGYYLYVRNKADIESIILTESTEDPEREVASYTLRNPEYHPENGDEKRILDGEILEDDTLHFLLDSTPVPDDQFGSAFRIFIPYVVIYGYDWSRQGEIQVLDGTYLSVRSFELPYADYRGAFQDNPFIIRVSQRPSPGPPEGNYMEETVESFSRIAEDTSGKVLYSQGEEDILTRIEEILSDEEGRQLDLVIALDSTQSMENDMPYLRDHLGDLIERTTTGFDRVRIGFVYYRDYLEEYLYRISDFQTGTDVVGDVLARIRPTGGRDIPEAVNEALYAALENFAWMADNRKIILIGDAPPHPRPRGKITAEMVKEAASENDVAVHVIILPH, encoded by the coding sequence ATGAAACCCGCAGGGAACCGGAACATCATATTGCTCATAATTCTGAGTGTATTTTTCTTTCCGGTGCTTTACGCACAGGATCTGGGTATCTCGGTGGAAGATCTCCGGATTGAACAGAGCCTGGAAGGGGGCTATTACCTCTATGTGCGGAATAAAGCGGATATCGAAAGCATCATCCTCACAGAATCAACCGAGGACCCTGAGCGGGAAGTTGCAAGTTACACGTTGAGAAATCCTGAATATCACCCCGAGAACGGAGATGAGAAGCGGATCCTGGATGGCGAAATTCTCGAGGACGATACCCTTCACTTTCTGCTGGATTCTACACCGGTTCCTGATGATCAGTTCGGATCGGCCTTTCGAATTTTTATTCCCTATGTGGTGATTTATGGCTATGACTGGAGCAGACAGGGCGAAATACAGGTGCTGGACGGCACATATTTGAGCGTTAGGAGTTTTGAGCTTCCCTATGCGGATTACCGTGGAGCGTTTCAGGATAATCCATTTATTATCCGGGTTTCCCAGAGGCCTTCCCCGGGGCCGCCGGAAGGCAATTACATGGAAGAGACCGTTGAGAGCTTTTCCCGGATTGCTGAAGATACCAGCGGAAAGGTTCTGTACTCCCAGGGCGAAGAGGATATTTTAACCCGTATTGAGGAAATTCTCAGTGACGAGGAAGGCAGGCAGCTGGATCTGGTTATTGCCCTGGACAGCACCCAGTCCATGGAAAACGATATGCCCTACCTGAGAGATCATCTGGGAGATCTGATAGAACGCACAACTACCGGATTCGACCGCGTGAGAATCGGATTTGTCTACTACCGGGACTACCTGGAAGAGTATCTGTACCGGATCAGTGATTTCCAGACGGGGACTGACGTGGTTGGTGATGTGCTCGCCAGAATCCGCCCCACCGGCGGCCGGGATATACCGGAAGCGGTAAACGAGGCCCTCTATGCGGCGCTGGAGAACTTTGCATGGATGGCTGACAACAGAAAGATAATCCTCATCGGCGATGCACCGCCCCATCCCCGGCCCAGGGGAAAAATAACCGCTGAGATGGTGAAGGAAGCGGCTTCAGAAAACGATGTAGCGGTTCATGTGATAATTCTTCCTCATTGA
- a CDS encoding homoserine dehydrogenase, with protein MDRSSENRSHRPVGVAIVGCGTVGASAARLLLNDRETRRTRSSADIYLRKVVVRRRESALDAGVPSELISLDYRDILRDEDVGIVVELVGGTDFAGTLIRESLQAGKHVVTANKALLAHEGPELFQTARKNGVSLAFESSCGGGIPIIRALTDGLTANNIDAIYGIVNGTSNFILTEMIENGMSYSEALGLAQESGLAEADPSLDVNGSDSAHKIAIMGSLAFGEAVALEQIPVKGIDTLQSEDVAFGSEMGYVIKLIASATRSSEGSFLRVEPAFINRDHPLAWISGAFNAISVYGHSVGHTMYYGRGAGGSPTASAVLADILSIANGSYPALFSSLLTWPDLSPGARLTPADHILRRYYIRLQLEDRAGILAGVTRVLAEYDISVSSVLQHEVPDVPESHETPVPLVITTHRVEEAKLTAALEKITRLDHIGGRYSMIPILDEHPEFQVW; from the coding sequence GTGGACAGGAGTTCCGAAAATAGATCTCACAGGCCTGTGGGCGTAGCCATAGTGGGCTGCGGTACGGTGGGAGCCAGTGCAGCCCGTCTGCTGCTCAATGACCGGGAAACACGGCGAACCAGAAGCTCCGCCGACATATATCTTCGAAAAGTGGTCGTACGCCGCAGAGAAAGCGCTTTGGATGCGGGAGTCCCCTCTGAACTCATCAGCCTGGATTACCGGGATATTCTCCGGGACGAAGATGTCGGCATTGTTGTGGAGCTGGTAGGCGGGACGGATTTTGCAGGGACGCTGATCAGAGAATCCCTTCAGGCGGGGAAACATGTGGTTACCGCCAACAAAGCCCTTCTGGCCCATGAGGGACCGGAGCTGTTTCAGACAGCCCGGAAGAACGGTGTGAGCCTTGCATTCGAATCCAGCTGCGGGGGAGGAATCCCCATAATCAGAGCACTCACAGACGGACTCACCGCCAATAATATTGATGCCATTTACGGTATCGTGAACGGAACAAGCAATTTTATTCTGACCGAAATGATAGAAAACGGAATGAGCTATTCCGAAGCACTGGGCCTGGCCCAGGAAAGCGGACTGGCGGAGGCTGATCCCAGTCTGGATGTGAACGGTTCAGACTCAGCCCATAAAATCGCAATCATGGGCAGCCTTGCCTTCGGCGAAGCGGTCGCACTTGAGCAGATCCCGGTGAAGGGTATCGATACCCTTCAGTCCGAGGACGTTGCGTTCGGCTCTGAAATGGGATATGTCATAAAGCTCATCGCATCGGCAACCCGCAGCAGCGAAGGAAGTTTTCTCAGGGTGGAGCCGGCCTTTATCAATCGGGACCACCCCCTTGCATGGATCAGCGGCGCTTTCAATGCCATCAGCGTATACGGCCACAGCGTGGGCCATACCATGTACTACGGCCGGGGAGCCGGCGGCAGCCCCACGGCATCGGCGGTGCTGGCTGATATTCTGAGCATCGCCAACGGCAGCTACCCCGCCCTGTTCTCAAGTCTCTTAACATGGCCGGACCTCAGTCCCGGGGCACGGCTCACTCCAGCAGACCACATTCTCCGGCGGTATTACATCCGACTTCAGCTTGAAGACAGAGCCGGCATACTCGCTGGCGTCACCAGGGTTTTGGCGGAATACGACATCAGCGTCAGCTCGGTACTTCAGCATGAGGTTCCGGATGTACCCGAAAGCCATGAAACTCCCGTTCCCCTGGTGATCACCACCCACAGGGTTGAAGAAGCCAAACTGACTGCGGCCCTTGAAAAAATCACCCGGCTGGATCATATCGGCGGCCGCTACAGCATGATTCCCATTCTGGATGAACATCCTGAATTTCAGGTCTGGTAA
- a CDS encoding SPL family radical SAM protein: MNNISQLYIHRSVEKLPGTLRGLEKLRELGIHEHRVVNDRSEIPGEHLRQSTLYLSPVRGEPLGHCPGSKGHICCNYHTLDLYMGCSLGCSYCVMQSYLNFSPITIQMDTSPMIDSIRRLAETNPDRQIRVGTGEVGDSLLFDPLFQLNGELMAALADIPNLVLEFKTKTDYVDHLLQLPGRKFTVIGFSLNTDEISRAEDGYSVSIIRRFEAAKRVLDAGMSVAFHFDPMIRSGDWKPGYEKLCNSILELHQYALEECEDPGNGLWPIAWVSMGTVRFTSALRDKIADRPYLYDEYSRGRDGKFRYLQPLRAELYRLIHGNLQPILEGERPLRLYMCMESDAMWRQVFGNTPAHIPELKPIFQPLRSAP; encoded by the coding sequence TTGAATAATATATCCCAGCTGTACATTCACCGAAGTGTGGAAAAACTTCCGGGCACACTCAGAGGGCTTGAAAAGCTGCGGGAGCTGGGTATTCATGAACACCGGGTGGTGAACGACAGAAGCGAAATACCCGGTGAACATCTCCGCCAGTCCACACTCTATCTGAGCCCGGTTCGGGGAGAACCTCTTGGACATTGCCCGGGCAGCAAGGGGCATATCTGCTGCAACTACCACACGCTGGATCTCTACATGGGGTGTTCGCTGGGCTGCAGCTACTGTGTTATGCAGAGTTACCTGAATTTCAGTCCGATCACGATTCAAATGGATACTTCTCCGATGATCGATTCCATCCGCCGGCTGGCGGAAACCAATCCCGATAGACAGATCCGGGTGGGAACCGGGGAAGTGGGCGATTCACTGCTGTTTGATCCGCTGTTTCAATTGAACGGCGAGCTGATGGCCGCTCTGGCTGATATTCCCAATCTGGTCCTGGAATTCAAGACCAAAACCGATTATGTGGATCATCTGCTGCAGCTGCCGGGGAGAAAATTCACGGTGATCGGGTTTTCGTTGAATACGGATGAAATATCCCGGGCCGAAGACGGGTATTCGGTAAGCATTATACGAAGGTTTGAAGCTGCGAAGAGGGTGCTGGATGCGGGCATGAGCGTCGCCTTTCATTTTGATCCCATGATCCGCTCAGGAGACTGGAAGCCCGGATACGAGAAGCTGTGCAACAGCATTCTGGAACTCCATCAATATGCCCTGGAGGAATGTGAAGACCCCGGAAACGGGCTTTGGCCTATTGCGTGGGTCAGCATGGGTACTGTACGATTTACATCGGCACTGAGAGATAAAATTGCAGACAGACCCTATTTGTATGATGAGTACAGCAGAGGCCGGGACGGAAAATTCCGCTATCTGCAGCCTTTGCGGGCAGAACTGTATCGATTGATACATGGAAACCTCCAGCCGATACTGGAAGGTGAACGGCCGCTGCGCCTTTATATGTGCATGGAAAGCGATGCCATGTGGCGTCAGGTGTTTGGCAATACTCCGGCTCATATTCCGGAACTGAAGCCGATTTTTCAGCCCCTCAGGAGCGCTCCATGA